cttaagatcatgagaggtctcctgtaagaccatgtctgggacatggcatgggcaccgagacgagaggtctcatgtaagaccatgtctgggacatggcgttggcaccgagatgagaggtcccctataagaccatgtctgggacatggcatgggcaccaacatgagaacatcccatgtaagaccatgtctggaacatggctttggcatgttattatcagaagagacctgagtatccttattattccaatgtagctcaacgggcttgtaaacgaatcatgttcatgaaagtttagtttaaagcataaatggcaagctcaggtaagttataagagttaagaacttattatactatcaattgatgttcaactatgtagcaagagttgagtaagttatgcacacaagtattctaagtaaataagtaagagaactagtatgagattaactaaagagtaaactagagatatagacttgagtttaattatttaagttaaatatggttatttatttgctagtaaacttactaagctttatgcttacttcttttatttctctttctcttatagtattgaaAAGCTACTTCAAgtatcctaaagaagtcggagatcgtccacactatcaaccacaactgctcggtattttatgtcgaaacacgtttgagttatggcatgtatagggatttagttattttgtgtgtttgtgactatgattttgctaatgaaTGATGTGTAAGAATTTGATGATTTATgatcattaaaatggttaagtatgaaggtgtttgttgttatgaaagtctaggtgataaattatgcaagGAAATAATGAAAGGATagaattttgcaaagaaacagaattcaggcagcactgtgacgtgactttgaaaaatcacctaggatggtataaaataaattagagggtaaattatatatggaattaaatattattgagtctattttcatggaaaaataacgtgtagcaaaaggaaatttatattttaagatatgtgaattttagtaagatagggtcagaactatttttggagtcccctattttgagtttagaaaatcattaaaaattgtaaaaaaatatttatgagttgtattttacatgcttagattccttattgagtctattttctgtagaaacaagtaataacttcatatgaaaatagtacagtgagaaaacttatttttagtgacaagaggtcaggacagtcagGTGGTAaaacaggggagaatttaactaataaactgtactaattggctaagccaaaaattctaaaaattttatgttaggaagatatatgagtctagtttcatggaaaatttacggaattaaattttgagttccgtagctcgagttataattaatttagtaactgctgcatGATTGGACagctttgctgtaaatagtgaaattaatttgcaatgtaaatttttatgctccgaattagtaagataagttacgtaatgcctcgtgctcgactccggaaacggtctcgggtaaggggtgttacaaaacttGTACGGGTGTTTTGTTAACTGTGACTATTTCATTTCCTCTGAACCTCCAATGAAGGTTCACAACTCGAATGATGGTGGTATCGTCTATGGTAACCCACATTTCGGGATCATCGGGATCGGATAGACAATTCTCGATTATAATGTCGTGTTCTTGTATCCCTTCACCTAGTTTGGTCTTGGAACAAAAGAGTCTTTTCCCACAAATATGCTCTTGCTTGCACAACAAGTTAGGGTCTATTAAGGAAAGTTTTTTCTTGGTTCTTTTTAAAGCATCTTTTTTCATGTCACCTATAACTAATACCACTTTTTCATCACACACCATTGCTACATAATAGTCTGAGCAAGGCTCGAGCTAGCATTGAACTTCGTTTCTCGAAAATCCCAATAAATATCGATCCTTTCGCCATCTATTTCGATGTTTTTCAGAccttttttccccaaaattgcCATCCATTTAAATCAATCTTGCAGGTATTATGGCTTTGATCATCACAAGGACTTTCTACACTTATAGTAAACGAATGGCTAACCGGCTTTTGCACCATGTAGCTGTTACTTTATGTACAAGTCCCCAATATTGGCAATCGTAGATAAAGGAGATCAACATTGTGCAAAGATTATCCGTTGTTACCCGATTCTCCTTCTGTTTCCCCGTTGATGGCGGTGAACTTGGAACATTAGGTAATGCAGCTCCCTCGagattttttaacattgttGAGGCCCTCGGCACAACGGTGTTTCAAACTTGCAGCTGATAGCAAATGCTCTGGCTATATTGAATACTGATCCGTCATGATAACGATTGTTGAAGTATCGTGTGGAGCTCACTAGCCagacttcaaaaaaaaaaaaaaacttaacaacctaTTCATTTAgataaaagttttcaaataatttaataactattttataattttttaaagttgattaaccaaagtataaatttattaataatttaatgattttagatatggttttttttctctcataaCAACgcaaaaatactttattttaaggtttatatcacgatttgttttcaattattttaagttCTTTCAGGTTTTGCTTTTACAATCTCATCATAAGATTGTGTCAACTTTTGCCAAAATTAGCGACATCTTATGAGACAAAAAGTCTAGGAACACATATATAAGACATTTAAAGCTTTTTTGACCTATCTTGTCACGGGCTAGCGTTAGGTCCTCTTTTGCATAACTTACATGAATATAGTTTaatttatcttcatctttttaGAGTTCACCTAAAAGTTATTGTGCCTCTCTAATGGCAAATCATAATGGTATTTGCGTCATAAACGTATCAAGTGTTGGAAAATGtagacatcacatatataataatagtaattttaagttattgtttagtatcataaagatcagctcaaattaaaaataatttaatttggttaatgtttATCGggctttagttattaaataaagtatgagccaaatatatatagatacttTAATAACTAATTTATAATTGATGATGAGATGATTTGATGTAATAAAGTACGCTTCTACATCTAAAtttgttcttgatgatttgacatagATCCTGATTaataaagttatatattaaattattgagAACCAACTTATTgtggaagaaaagaaagtagGGAGAATCCAACCTGCCAATTTTCGTGGGAAATTCATTGGGTATTTGTTTGTGGGGTAATTGCAAAGTAGAACTACAAGGATGTTTAATTTCATGTCTCTTTGATGAAGTTGGCCAGCATGCTGCCACACCAGCCAACATGCAGACCATGAAGATCGAGCAAGGCAGAAGCTACTGCAGCAAGCTTAAATTGATCtagttttgttcattttgtaatgtttagttaatgaaatgtatcttagttcattttcaactaTGCTAGGTTGATGATTGATGTAATATCCTGATTGATGAGCTGTTTATTCAGCTTTGCTTGTATTTACAAGTTAATTACTTCAAGTTTCAATGCTTAGTGGTGTTAGGTAACCATTAGGTAAACATTTTGCTGATTTTGACAAGCTTAGTGCTTGGTTTATGTATAGGCATTATGCCATTGCTcatttttatgaatgaaatcagaatttgttcatcaatactctcttcattttcttctttttcttccttattTTTACTTGAAACAAGTTGTTTGCTCAGCAAGTATCGAGGCTTGCTGCACAAGACACAAGCTGAGCTTGTCTGCTTCTGTTCTAAACCCAACACTCTTAAACTGATATCTGCTTTATTAACCCATTGAAAGAACAACTTGTAGAACCGTCTTCCATAAGACAAAGAGCAGCTTTCTTCTTCAAATCCATAGCTCTCTCCCTGATATCCTTTCCTTCCATATCCACCATTAGTCGTTTTATTGTTCTTACTGTATTCCCTCTTTCTAGATTCTGCAATTCCAAGCCTATTTTCCAAACATTACATATGTAACTTGTGTTCAAGAGTTGGTCGCCAAAGAAAGGTCTGCATAGCATTGGTACCCCTTCACAAATGCTCTCAATGGTTGAATTCCACCCACAGTGGCTCCAAAATCCACCCACTGCAGCATGAGCCAACACTTCCTTTTGAGGTGCCCATTTCACAATGCAACCTCTTTCTCCCACACTCTCCTCAAATCCGTTTGGCAAAGATTCAATCCATTCTGAGCCACAAACCATACCAGGTCTAACCACCCACAGGAAGGGTTGTTTACTGTTGGATAATCCCCAAGCTGTCTCAATTAGTTCTTGCTTATCAATGTTGGCAATACTACCAAAGCTCACATAGATGACAGATTTGGGGGCTTGTTTGTTAAGCCAAGAGATGCATTTATCATCTTCAGTCAATAATGAGCCGCAAATGGCTGGAGCTAATTTGTGTAATGGTCCTACTGTGAAAATTGGAGTAGGAAAGTATTGTCTTACCTTTGACAGTGCTTCTAGTTCCAAAAATTCCATTGAGTTCACAATTATAGCTGATGAGAACTTAATCATATTTGTGAATGCAGCCCTCACCTCCATCATCGCTTGAGTCGGATTCTGTACTATTAATGCTCGTAAGCGTTGAAGCTGCAGAGCTTGAAGCTCTGGTGATTCAATTCCAGACATTAATTCTGCAACACAAATTTAACCCAGACCAAAATTACGTATGATCATCATGTATACAACTTGTTGCAACCAAATATTAAAGTGGTATGTATACCTTTCTCACCAAGTTGAGGAAGTACCGGAAATAATAGCAATGTTGTAGCCGAACTTGTACGCAAAGTTATCCCGGGTATCCCCAGTTCGTTGACTATAGTTTGAGAGCAAAATATGAGTGCGTCAAAAATGACAGCAGCAATATGGTGATGAGAGTGCAAAATGTTTTCGAGGCATTTTTGTAATGGTGCTGCACAGTTTTTGTTGAGACTCTGCAAGGAACCTGCAACATCTTCAGTTGAGACTAGAGAATTCTTGAGCTTATCTGCAAGGTCTTCATCTGAGAGTTGAGATTCCTTGATCTTATCTAGTATGGATACGAAGGTGAATTCGGGGTGGTTAGAAGGGTTAAGAGAGTTCAATTCAGGGTGAACTATAGTGATTGAGAAGCCCTTTGAGTGCAAGATAGTAGCTAGCTGGAGCATGGGAGTTGAGTGGCCTTGGAAGGGTGCCATAACAAGCACCAAATGACCGGATTTCTCTTGTTtctccatttttgttttctctttctctAGACTTACTGGTGGAGAACTCGAAGGCTAATGGagtcaataaataaaaagagatttagttattaaaaactaatttttccTATAGTCAATCAGGACACCAAATTTGACCCttactttttcaaaaaagcCTGCTGTAGTCTTTGTTTGAGTGGAAAATAAACCCAATacgaaaatatttttctataattttttatatttgaaaccaaaattttattttaatataagatttatattttaattttttatgcatgttttattaTCTTCATCTGttgtatatattgataatattattgattAAGTTTATGTTACAAgtagacctgttcatgggtcgggctgGGTAGCCGCTCGATAAGTGGAAGGATTTAGTTCTAAACCAATTGTGGTGCAATTAGAATTCTTGATATGATGTATTaacgtgtttaaattttattttactcacaatttaatttatttttttattttaatgttgtatatattttatatgttattattaattagttcc
This sequence is a window from Gossypium raimondii isolate GPD5lz chromosome 5, ASM2569854v1, whole genome shotgun sequence. Protein-coding genes within it:
- the LOC105768592 gene encoding UDP-glucose iridoid glucosyltransferase-like isoform X2, yielding MEKQEKSGHLVLVMAPFQGHSTPMLQLATILHSKGFSITIVHPELNSLNPSNHPEFTFVSILDKIKESQLSDEDLADKLKNSLVSTEDVAGSLQSLNKNCAAPLQKCLENILHSHHHIAAVIFDALIFCSQTIVNELGIPGITLRTSSATTLLLFPVLPQLELMSGIESPELQALQLQRLRALIVQNPTQAMMEVRAAFTNMIKFSSAIIVNSMEFLELEALSKVRQYFPTPIFTVGPLHKLAPAICGSLLTEDDKCISWLNKQAPKSVIYVSFGSIANIDKQELIETAWGLSNSKQPFLWVVRPGMVCGSEWIESLPNGFEESVGERGCIVKWAPQKEVLAHAAVGGFWSHCGWNSTIESICEGVPMLCRPFFGDQLLNTSYICNVWKIGLELQNLERGNTVRTIKRLMVDMEGKDIRERAMDLKKKAALCLMEDGSTSCSFNGLIKQISV
- the LOC105768592 gene encoding UDP-glucose iridoid glucosyltransferase-like isoform X1, producing MEKQEKSGHLVLVMAPFQGHSTPMLQLATILHSKGFSITIVHPELNSLNPSNHPEFTFVSILDKIKESQLSDEDLADKLKNSLVSTEDVAGSLQSLNKNCAAPLQKCLENILHSHHHIAAVIFDALIFCSQTIVNELGIPGITLRTSSATTLLLFPVLPQLGEKELMSGIESPELQALQLQRLRALIVQNPTQAMMEVRAAFTNMIKFSSAIIVNSMEFLELEALSKVRQYFPTPIFTVGPLHKLAPAICGSLLTEDDKCISWLNKQAPKSVIYVSFGSIANIDKQELIETAWGLSNSKQPFLWVVRPGMVCGSEWIESLPNGFEESVGERGCIVKWAPQKEVLAHAAVGGFWSHCGWNSTIESICEGVPMLCRPFFGDQLLNTSYICNVWKIGLELQNLERGNTVRTIKRLMVDMEGKDIRERAMDLKKKAALCLMEDGSTSCSFNGLIKQISV